In a single window of the Allobranchiibius huperziae genome:
- a CDS encoding Clp protease N-terminal domain-containing protein, translating to MFHLRNSDVGIAMMQAHDVAAELGHSEVGPDHILLGLTTNLRSPVAPLLAEHGLTYPAARDILTAQHSGEASNPDNDSDDDGPQTANLDDDRDALASIGIDLDKVTEAVGEAFGEDITRAWGRRRERAERDVRRGRGGPDDARRGRGGPDDARRGPGPDEAPRPGGFGRFPNPEWFADFPDFQEFNPFGGPRGRGRRGPQSRRFGRGPRPSEATVRIFRDLRAQAQEARATAHEDDRQSGRAQFHAMFRAEHIVLAILHSDDPATRAMVAAMTDVDRLRAQLHERLAADPAA from the coding sequence ATGTTTCACCTACGAAACTCTGATGTCGGCATCGCCATGATGCAGGCCCACGACGTGGCAGCGGAGCTCGGACACTCCGAGGTCGGCCCCGACCACATCCTGCTCGGACTCACGACCAACCTGCGCTCCCCCGTGGCGCCGTTGCTCGCCGAGCACGGACTCACCTATCCGGCGGCGAGGGACATCCTCACCGCCCAGCACAGCGGGGAAGCAAGTAATCCTGACAACGACAGCGACGACGATGGTCCGCAGACCGCGAACCTGGACGACGACCGGGACGCCCTCGCCTCGATCGGCATCGACCTAGACAAGGTGACCGAGGCGGTCGGCGAGGCGTTCGGTGAGGACATCACCCGCGCCTGGGGCCGGCGCCGCGAGCGCGCCGAGCGTGACGTCCGCCGAGGGCGGGGCGGCCCGGACGACGCTCGCCGTGGGCGGGGCGGTCCGGACGACGCCCGCCGTGGGCCTGGTCCGGACGAGGCGCCCCGACCCGGCGGATTCGGTCGGTTCCCGAACCCCGAGTGGTTCGCGGACTTCCCGGACTTCCAGGAGTTCAACCCGTTCGGCGGTCCACGCGGCCGCGGACGCCGGGGTCCGCAGAGCCGCCGGTTCGGCCGTGGGCCTCGCCCGTCGGAGGCGACCGTGCGCATCTTCCGTGACCTGCGAGCGCAGGCACAGGAGGCGCGCGCCACGGCGCACGAGGACGACCGTCAGTCCGGTCGCGCACAGTTCCACGCGATGTTCCGCGCCGAGCACATCGTGCTCGCCATCCTGCACTCCGACGATCCGGCGACCCGGGCGATGGTGGCCGCCATGACGGACGTGGACCGCCTACGCGCCCAGTTGCACGAGCGACTGGCGGCCGATCCCGCCGCCTGA
- a CDS encoding helix-turn-helix domain-containing protein has product MDTTQDPAAAAASTNPAQGLAAIRALRTLADRLEEVQVRNARDQGWSWQAIADVLHVSRQAVHQKHARS; this is encoded by the coding sequence ATGGACACGACTCAGGACCCGGCCGCCGCGGCCGCAAGCACCAATCCGGCACAAGGTCTAGCCGCGATCCGCGCATTGCGGACGCTGGCCGATCGACTGGAAGAGGTGCAGGTGCGCAATGCGCGGGACCAGGGCTGGAGCTGGCAGGCGATCGCCGACGTCTTGCACGTCAGCCGCCAGGCCGTCCATCAGAAGCACGCTCGGAGTTGA
- a CDS encoding NADP-dependent oxidoreductase, which translates to MKAVQFSEYGGPEVLSVTEVDDPHAGPGQIRIATRAAGVNAMDWKMREGYMKDLMPLQLPAGSGADAAGVVDEVGEGVEGVAVGDAVFGSGASAYAERVVLDHWSAKPQGLSFEEAAGYPVPVETALRILREVGIQTGQTLLVSGASGGVGSSVIQFAVDRGITVIATASEKNQDYLRGLGATATTYGDGLVERVRALAPDGVDAALDIAGSGVIDELIELTGDPQKVLSIADFGAGEKGAKVSTSGSAQEAAYAEAAQLFEAGKFSLPVEQTFTLGQAADAQDASRAGHAKGRFVITV; encoded by the coding sequence ATGAAAGCTGTTCAGTTCTCCGAGTACGGCGGCCCTGAAGTCCTTTCGGTCACCGAGGTCGACGATCCGCACGCAGGACCGGGGCAGATCCGGATCGCGACGCGAGCTGCGGGGGTGAACGCCATGGACTGGAAGATGCGCGAGGGCTACATGAAGGACCTGATGCCCCTGCAGCTGCCCGCCGGATCCGGGGCGGACGCGGCCGGCGTGGTCGACGAGGTGGGCGAGGGCGTCGAAGGCGTCGCGGTGGGCGATGCAGTGTTCGGCTCCGGGGCGAGCGCGTACGCCGAGCGGGTGGTCCTCGATCACTGGTCCGCGAAGCCGCAGGGACTGTCCTTCGAGGAGGCCGCCGGCTACCCCGTGCCCGTCGAGACCGCGTTGCGGATCCTGCGGGAGGTGGGCATCCAGACCGGCCAGACGCTCCTGGTGAGCGGCGCGTCCGGGGGCGTCGGCTCATCGGTCATCCAGTTCGCTGTCGACCGGGGTATCACGGTGATCGCCACCGCCAGCGAGAAGAACCAGGACTACCTGCGCGGGCTCGGTGCGACGGCGACGACGTACGGCGACGGCCTCGTCGAGCGGGTGCGCGCTCTCGCGCCGGACGGGGTCGACGCGGCCCTCGACATCGCGGGCTCCGGGGTGATCGACGAGCTGATCGAGCTCACCGGCGACCCGCAGAAGGTGCTGTCCATCGCCGACTTCGGCGCGGGTGAGAAGGGCGCGAAGGTCTCCACGTCCGGCTCCGCCCAGGAGGCGGCGTACGCCGAGGCGGCGCAGCTGTTCGAGGCGGGGAAGTTCAGCCTTCCCGTCGAGCAGACGTTCACGCTGGGGCAGGCCGCCGACGCCCAGGACGCCAGCCGGGCCGGACATGCGAAAGGCCGGTTCGTCATCACGGTGTGA
- a CDS encoding MFS transporter: protein MASSSAASPAARSAPRTGNPLVHRQLAKYPATGQRIAYLAITVAATVVLYYELYIPGAVATQIITSFNISFNQFVFISVIGNLVGAFGSLAAGLADRWGRANLVVVGLFLTGLLVTFALPHAPNGTVYLLEFAVLSLVEGMILVATPALIRDFSPQLGRASAMGFWTLGPVLGSLMVTEVSSHTLGSHPDWQFQFYVCGIVGLVVAVIALLFLRELSPGLRDQLMVSMRDRQLIEARAADVDETQVHQGQWRQMMKLDVVGSAFAISIFLIFYYIAVGFFVVYFATIFGYTPERANSLANWYWLPNAIALVVAGFISDKLGVRKPLMIVGSVISVIALVVFAMKATSSGTSYETFRTLLIIISASQGMTYCAWMASFTETVEKHNPAATATGLATWGWTLRIIVCLTLIGFGAALPATSVLVDKGAKVQELAAEYKTQLGTVKGITPANLAALEKDPTSPSAGAAAVGDLVKSGAAKSPADAVAQLKYLGAHPIKAADSAFLQKNGDKVQKAAKDSPGQWKRWWLICALADLLFIPFVFLMVGRWSPRKAREDAARHEEFVQAEMAKLEGARTA from the coding sequence ATGGCCTCGTCCAGCGCAGCATCCCCCGCCGCACGCTCGGCACCCCGCACCGGCAACCCGCTCGTGCACCGTCAGTTGGCCAAATACCCCGCTACCGGGCAGCGGATCGCCTACCTCGCGATCACGGTGGCCGCGACGGTCGTCCTCTACTACGAGCTCTACATCCCGGGCGCCGTAGCGACGCAGATCATCACCAGCTTCAACATCAGCTTCAACCAGTTCGTCTTCATCTCGGTGATCGGCAACCTGGTCGGTGCGTTCGGCTCGCTCGCGGCGGGCCTCGCCGACCGGTGGGGCCGGGCCAATCTGGTGGTGGTCGGGCTCTTCCTCACCGGCCTGCTCGTCACCTTCGCGCTGCCCCACGCGCCGAACGGCACCGTCTATCTGCTCGAGTTCGCGGTGCTCTCCCTCGTCGAGGGCATGATCCTGGTGGCCACCCCGGCACTGATCCGCGACTTCTCCCCCCAGCTCGGACGAGCGTCCGCCATGGGCTTCTGGACCCTCGGCCCGGTGCTCGGCTCCCTGATGGTCACCGAGGTCTCCAGCCACACGCTGGGATCGCACCCGGACTGGCAGTTCCAGTTCTACGTGTGCGGCATCGTCGGGCTGGTCGTGGCGGTCATCGCGCTGCTCTTCCTGCGCGAACTGTCCCCCGGCCTGCGCGACCAGCTGATGGTCTCGATGCGTGACCGGCAGCTGATCGAGGCGCGCGCGGCCGACGTCGACGAGACGCAGGTGCATCAGGGCCAGTGGCGTCAGATGATGAAACTGGACGTCGTCGGATCGGCGTTCGCGATCAGCATCTTCCTGATCTTCTACTACATCGCCGTCGGCTTCTTCGTCGTCTACTTCGCGACGATCTTCGGATACACGCCCGAGCGCGCCAACTCCCTGGCCAACTGGTACTGGCTGCCCAACGCCATCGCCCTGGTGGTCGCCGGGTTCATCTCCGACAAGCTGGGCGTGCGCAAGCCGCTGATGATCGTCGGCTCGGTCATCAGCGTCATCGCTCTGGTCGTCTTCGCCATGAAGGCGACCTCGTCGGGCACGTCGTACGAGACCTTCCGCACGCTGCTCATCATCATCAGTGCCTCGCAGGGCATGACCTACTGCGCGTGGATGGCCTCCTTCACCGAGACGGTCGAGAAGCACAACCCGGCCGCCACGGCGACGGGTCTCGCGACGTGGGGCTGGACACTGCGGATCATCGTGTGTCTGACACTGATCGGGTTCGGCGCGGCGCTCCCGGCGACCTCGGTCCTGGTCGACAAGGGTGCCAAGGTGCAGGAGCTGGCGGCGGAGTACAAGACGCAGCTGGGGACGGTGAAGGGCATCACTCCAGCCAATCTGGCTGCGCTGGAGAAGGATCCGACGTCACCGAGTGCCGGGGCGGCCGCCGTGGGCGACCTGGTGAAGTCCGGGGCCGCGAAGTCCCCGGCGGACGCCGTGGCCCAGCTGAAGTACCTGGGCGCCCACCCGATCAAGGCCGCCGACTCGGCGTTCCTGCAGAAGAACGGCGACAAGGTGCAGAAGGCGGCGAAGGACAGCCCCGGTCAGTGGAAGCGGTGGTGGCTGATCTGTGCGCTGGCCGATCTGCTCTTCATCCCGTTCGTCTTCCTCATGGTCGGCCGGTGGAGTCCGCGCAAGGCGCGCGAGGACGCCGCCCGGCACGAGGAGTTCGTGCAGGCCGAGATGGCCAAGCTCGAAGGGGCACGCACCGCCTGA
- a CDS encoding SMP-30/gluconolactonase/LRE family protein: protein MRAQEISAPHAFHAEGPCWDVDWGGLKYVDMLAGDVLSPRPDGGVDRVHVGKVAAALRPRGAGGAIIATERGFALASAPDLSDVQQMQPLWSDPGIRFNDGGCDPMGNFYCGTMAYDQTPGAGSLYLLTSDGLASQVITDLTVSNGIGWTGLGDRGFHNDTPTRVVSTFDWSPDGITDRRPFVTLPEDLAGDPDGLCVDEQGGVWVALYGGSAVHRYSPEGELDHVVELPVTNVTACTFGGDGLRTLYITTTRENVPDGEQPLAGAVFACEPGIGGLPARPFAG, encoded by the coding sequence ATGCGCGCCCAGGAGATCTCCGCACCGCACGCCTTCCACGCCGAAGGGCCCTGCTGGGACGTCGACTGGGGCGGGCTGAAGTACGTCGACATGCTCGCCGGCGACGTCCTGTCGCCTCGCCCGGACGGCGGAGTCGACCGGGTGCACGTGGGCAAGGTCGCCGCCGCGCTGCGACCCCGCGGAGCCGGCGGCGCGATCATCGCCACCGAGCGCGGCTTCGCCCTCGCGAGCGCACCGGACCTGTCCGACGTGCAGCAGATGCAGCCGCTGTGGAGCGACCCGGGCATCCGCTTCAACGACGGCGGCTGCGACCCGATGGGCAACTTCTACTGCGGCACGATGGCCTATGACCAGACGCCCGGCGCGGGTTCCCTGTATCTCCTCACCTCCGACGGGCTCGCGTCGCAGGTGATCACCGACCTCACCGTTTCCAACGGGATCGGCTGGACCGGTCTGGGAGACAGGGGTTTCCACAACGACACCCCGACGCGGGTCGTGTCGACCTTCGACTGGTCGCCGGACGGGATCACCGACCGCCGACCGTTCGTCACGCTGCCGGAGGACCTAGCCGGCGACCCCGACGGACTGTGCGTCGACGAGCAGGGCGGGGTCTGGGTCGCCCTCTACGGCGGCTCCGCGGTGCACCGCTACTCCCCCGAGGGTGAGCTCGACCACGTCGTCGAACTGCCGGTGACCAACGTCACCGCGTGCACCTTCGGCGGCGACGGGCTACGCACGCTCTACATCACCACCACCAGGGAGAACGTGCCCGACGGCGAACAGCCTCTGGCCGGAGCGGTATTCGCCTGCGAGCCCGGCATCGGCGGTCTCCCTGCCCGGCCGTTCGCAGGCTGA
- the def gene encoding peptide deformylase, with amino-acid sequence MAVRPITIIGHKALHQPTRRVREVTDDVRELVADMFDTLEAADGAGLAANQVGVRLRIFVYDCAADDDVVQRGVVINPVLEKGTVPPGDPDPGELEGCLSVPGEHFPTARSDWARVTGTDLDGNEVVVEAQGGTLARCLQHETDHLDGKLYVERLTPTYRTQARDAVKSRGWESARITKWDPLQQEAEDV; translated from the coding sequence ATGGCGGTCCGGCCGATCACGATCATCGGGCACAAGGCGCTGCATCAGCCGACCCGGCGCGTCCGGGAGGTCACCGACGACGTGCGCGAGCTGGTGGCCGACATGTTCGACACCCTGGAGGCCGCGGACGGCGCGGGCCTGGCCGCGAACCAGGTCGGGGTGCGGCTGCGGATCTTCGTCTACGACTGCGCCGCTGACGACGACGTGGTCCAGCGCGGCGTCGTGATCAACCCGGTGCTGGAGAAGGGCACCGTGCCTCCGGGCGATCCGGACCCGGGCGAGCTCGAGGGCTGCCTCTCGGTGCCCGGCGAGCACTTCCCCACCGCGCGCTCGGATTGGGCGCGGGTCACCGGCACCGACCTGGACGGCAACGAGGTCGTCGTCGAGGCGCAGGGCGGCACGCTGGCGCGTTGCCTGCAGCACGAGACCGACCACCTGGACGGCAAGCTCTACGTCGAGCGCCTCACCCCGACGTACCGCACGCAGGCCCGCGACGCGGTCAAGTCCCGCGGGTGGGAGTCCGCGCGGATCACCAAGTGGGATCCGCTGCAGCAAGAGGCCGAGGACGTCTGA
- a CDS encoding PH domain-containing protein: MDGVASGAERAMGRYLLDGERMVVAVHQHWSRVAGVVAGTVVGLLLVVAIALVTPASAGLVSDLAWWLWLALLVYCLVQLLLWRHDWFVATDRRLLLTYGLVSRKVAMMPLAKVTDMSFNQSVSARFLGYGTFVMESAGQDQALRQIDYIPDADLHYRSICAEIFGEEESVDEDSNEPQHHHRSLDPVDATDPYGIPVPVRRPVRSGFEDRPPPDYGANRRRVVRAATVLSDDPEASWSVSREDAPPPQRVRPRHDRRTDDDRP; the protein is encoded by the coding sequence ATGGACGGGGTCGCGTCGGGCGCCGAACGGGCGATGGGGCGCTATCTGCTCGACGGTGAGCGGATGGTGGTGGCGGTCCACCAGCACTGGTCCCGTGTCGCCGGGGTCGTCGCCGGCACGGTGGTCGGACTGCTGCTCGTCGTGGCGATCGCGCTGGTCACTCCGGCAAGCGCCGGGCTGGTCTCCGACCTCGCGTGGTGGCTCTGGCTGGCGCTGCTGGTCTACTGCCTGGTCCAACTGCTGCTGTGGCGCCACGACTGGTTCGTCGCAACCGACCGGCGCCTGCTGCTGACGTACGGCCTGGTGTCGCGCAAGGTGGCGATGATGCCGCTGGCCAAGGTCACCGACATGTCGTTCAACCAGTCGGTGTCCGCGCGGTTCCTCGGTTACGGCACCTTCGTCATGGAGAGCGCGGGACAGGACCAGGCGCTGCGGCAGATCGACTACATCCCCGACGCCGACCTGCACTACCGCTCCATCTGCGCCGAGATCTTCGGCGAGGAGGAGTCGGTCGACGAGGACAGCAACGAGCCGCAGCACCACCATCGCTCGCTCGACCCGGTCGACGCGACCGATCCGTACGGCATCCCGGTGCCCGTACGCCGGCCCGTACGTTCCGGTTTCGAGGACCGGCCACCCCCGGACTACGGCGCGAACCGTCGCCGCGTCGTGCGCGCCGCGACCGTGCTGTCCGACGACCCGGAGGCCAGCTGGTCGGTCAGCCGCGAGGACGCGCCGCCGCCCCAGCGCGTCCGCCCGCGCCATGACCGGCGCACGGACGACGACCGGCCGTGA
- the upp gene encoding uracil phosphoribosyltransferase, with product MRVQVANHPLIAHKLTYLRDERTDSPTFRRLTEELVTLLAYEATRSVRVEPFEINTPVSPATGIKLSTPKPLVVPILRAGLGMLEGMVRLLPSAEVGFLGMQRNEETLEAITYANRLPDDLSGRQCYVLDPMLATGGTLAMSIQYLVDRGADDITAVTLLCAPEGIEALDDQLRELDVPVTLVTGAIDERLNEKGYIVPGLGDAGDRLYGVV from the coding sequence ATGCGTGTCCAGGTCGCCAATCACCCGCTCATCGCGCACAAGCTGACGTATCTGCGCGACGAGCGGACCGACAGCCCGACGTTCCGACGGCTCACCGAGGAGCTGGTGACGCTGCTCGCGTACGAGGCGACCCGCTCGGTGCGCGTGGAACCGTTCGAGATCAACACCCCGGTCTCCCCCGCCACCGGCATCAAGCTCTCGACGCCGAAGCCGCTGGTCGTGCCGATCCTGCGTGCCGGGCTCGGCATGCTGGAGGGGATGGTGCGACTGCTGCCGAGCGCCGAGGTGGGCTTCCTCGGGATGCAGCGCAACGAGGAGACCCTCGAGGCCATCACCTACGCCAACCGGCTGCCGGACGACCTGTCCGGTCGGCAGTGCTACGTGCTCGACCCGATGCTCGCGACCGGCGGCACCCTCGCCATGTCGATCCAGTACCTGGTCGACCGGGGCGCCGACGACATCACGGCGGTCACCCTGCTGTGCGCGCCGGAGGGCATCGAGGCCCTCGACGACCAGCTGCGAGAGCTGGACGTGCCGGTCACGCTGGTCACCGGCGCCATCGACGAACGGCTCAACGAGAAGGGCTACATCGTGCCGGGCCTCGGCGACGCGGGCGACCGGCTGTACGGCGTGGTCTGA